From one Neofelis nebulosa isolate mNeoNeb1 chromosome 4, mNeoNeb1.pri, whole genome shotgun sequence genomic stretch:
- the CD70 gene encoding CD70 antigen isoform X1: protein MQRCLRIMVPEEGSSGCPVPRLSWMSVLRSAAILSLTGIMAYCFLRVQQGQLEPPKRDMAELQLNHTGQRLDHRLRWQGSPALGRSFVDGLELDDGGQLRVRRGGVYRLHIQVTLANCSSSTRAARPPRATLTVGICSPAAHSISLLRLSFHGGCVAASQRLTPLARGDTLCTNLTLPLLPSANADETFFGVQLVHP, encoded by the exons ATGCAGCGCTGTCTGAGAATCATGGTGCCGGAGGAGGGGAGCTCCGGCTGCCCGGTGCCCCGCCTGTCCTGGATGTCGGTGCTGCGCTCTGCCGCGATCCTGTCTCTTACCGGCATAATGGCATACTGCTTCCTGCGCGTCCAGCAAGGGCAGCTCGAGCCGCCTAAG CGGGACATGGCTGAGCTGCAGCTAAATCACACAG GACAGCGGCTGGACCACAGGCTGCGCTGGCAGGGAAGTCCAGCCTTGGGCCGCTCCTTCGTGGATGGACTGGAGCTGGACGACGGCGGGCAGCTGCGTGTCCGGCGCGGCGGAGTCTACAGGCTGCACATCCAAGTGACGCTGGCCAACTGCTCCTCCTCCACGCGGGCCGCCAGGCCTCCCAGGGCCACGCTGACGGTGGGCATCTGCTCCCCGGCCGCCCACAGCATCAGCCTGCTGAGGCTCAGCTTCCACGGAGGCTGCGTGGCCGCCTCCCAGCGCCTGACGCCGTTGGCTCGCGGGGACACGCTGTGCACCAACCTCACGCTGCCTCTGCTGCCCTCCGCAAACGCTGATGAGACCTTTTTTGGGGTTCAGCTGGTGCACCCCTGA
- the CD70 gene encoding CD70 antigen isoform X2 — MDKNRPGRSGCEERWRPSRLLGHSCLERDMAELQLNHTGQRLDHRLRWQGSPALGRSFVDGLELDDGGQLRVRRGGVYRLHIQVTLANCSSSTRAARPPRATLTVGICSPAAHSISLLRLSFHGGCVAASQRLTPLARGDTLCTNLTLPLLPSANADETFFGVQLVHP; from the exons ATGGATAAAAATCGTCCCGGAAGGTCTGGGTGCGAAGAGAGATGGAGACCGAGCCGGCTGTTGGGGCACAGCTGCCTGGAG CGGGACATGGCTGAGCTGCAGCTAAATCACACAG GACAGCGGCTGGACCACAGGCTGCGCTGGCAGGGAAGTCCAGCCTTGGGCCGCTCCTTCGTGGATGGACTGGAGCTGGACGACGGCGGGCAGCTGCGTGTCCGGCGCGGCGGAGTCTACAGGCTGCACATCCAAGTGACGCTGGCCAACTGCTCCTCCTCCACGCGGGCCGCCAGGCCTCCCAGGGCCACGCTGACGGTGGGCATCTGCTCCCCGGCCGCCCACAGCATCAGCCTGCTGAGGCTCAGCTTCCACGGAGGCTGCGTGGCCGCCTCCCAGCGCCTGACGCCGTTGGCTCGCGGGGACACGCTGTGCACCAACCTCACGCTGCCTCTGCTGCCCTCCGCAAACGCTGATGAGACCTTTTTTGGGGTTCAGCTGGTGCACCCCTGA